A single Camelus dromedarius isolate mCamDro1 chromosome 26, mCamDro1.pat, whole genome shotgun sequence DNA region contains:
- the ZNF438 gene encoding zinc finger protein 438 isoform X1 — MKNSLSVPPKDQGDVSTLTSPVEKQLTQKMSESPGKTVCTGEPSTPSGTVQTGKGLQSKSQFRTIAPKIMPKVLPPRVLTCPSPSLPDQASPGPRFSSKPLGMPTQNYALMQVAGQEGTFSLVALPHVASAQPIPKSRLPLPENLKLPIPRYQPPRKSQGARRKPMPSSSESSCSKPPAQTQAPPALPARPEPPPRPRPPELVLPPDQALAGVGTAVLTNGDDHRDSRPPGTSAHADPNPPATPASSTPQGPAAKLDLPKTSGKANHAGQKASRKPATVPSEKLKGQASVAKPVTHLSPAVFGNTVQVVSSVSRGKLPILPYSRMKAPEVYKSESAVHTVDISLPGLRAASDKTLGVTEGFCVVPQVADKVPVPPVLKQNPGENAFSLATKPDLSHKTKLNGGAAKRKGRKRKVPDELLTFQGKRRKYVLNKCRDGKERVQADPQEARGPTPGTVRKYRSIMPKPATVPPAPGPPASPVAPVQPPPPGSPARDVLLSNPFSLEQLGSKQADGPSPKPSAAFRRGLSGLKKPWHRCHVCDHHFQFKRHLQEHMNTHTNRRPYSCRFCRKTYMRPGSLSAHVRLRHADSRPRKLMCCELCAKVFGHLRVYFGHLREVHRVVISTEPAPCEPQPGDQSAREPEGPVDRENRPGLEEDLLLDQADEVRLQIRCGRCQIAAPSFAEIKFHLLHVHGEEIQGRLQEGVLPGGRGARDGLRKHAAPSWKPRSERRKMFKHRPSDEELHAFPTLKKQLCLHQQNDVEILTGHEGAPPGPFEPRGDPQSPECPGPPTAPLPAQPGFNCILCAQTLGRKEDLLLHWEQQHNCEDPPQLWTIFHALSNRGVITLSSETEK, encoded by the exons GTGAACCAAGCACCCCTTCCGGGACCGTTCAGACTGGGAAAGGTCTGCAGAGTAAGAGTCAGTTTAGAACCATCGCTCCAAAAATCATGCCCAAAGTCCTGCCACCCCGAGTGCTCACGTGCCCGTCGCCATCCCTCCCTGATCAGGCGAGTCCAGGCCCCCGCTTCAGCTCGAAGCCCCTGGGGATGCCCACCCAGAATTATGCGCTGATGCAGGTTGCTGGCCAGGAGGGGACATTTTCTCTGGTCGCTCTGCCCCACGTTGCCTCTGCTCAGCCCATCCCGAAGTCCAGACTGCCTCTTCCTGAGAACCTAAAGCTGCCTATTCCCCGGTACCAACCCCCAAGAAAGAGCCAAGGAGCGAGAAGAAAGCCTATGCCCAGCTCCTCTGAGAGCAGCTGCAGCAAACCCCCTGCCCAAACCCAAGCGCCCCCCGCCCTGCCTGCCCGTCCTGAGCCCCCGCCCAGGCCCCGTCCACCCGAGCTGGTGCTGCCACCAGACCAAGCCCTGGCAGGTGTGGGCACCGCCGTGCTGACCAACGGGGATGACCACAGAGACTCCCGGCCTCCAGGGACCAGTGCCCATGCAGATCCAAACCCTCCTGCCACCCCAGCATCGTCTACACCTCAGGGGCCCGCTGCCAAGCTGGACCTCCCAAAGACGTCAGGGAAAGCAAACCATGCTGGCCAGAAAGCATCCAGGAAACCTGCCACTGTTCCCAGTGAGAAACTTAAAGGACAGGCCAGTGTTGCCAAACCCGTGACCCATTTGTCACCAGCTGTATTTGGCAACACGGTTCAAGTGGTCTCTTCTGTCTCTAGAGGTAAACTGCCCATCCTCCCTTACTCAAGAATGAAAGCACCAGAGGTTTACAAGAGTGAATCGGCCGTTCACACTGTGGATATTTCTTTACCTGGGCTCCGGGCAGCCAGTGACAAGACCTTGGGGGTCACAGAAGGCTTCTGTGTGGTGCCACAGGTGGCCGACAAGGTCCCTGTCCCACCGGTGTTGAAGCAGAACCCTGGTGAAAATGCCTTCAGTCTGGCCACCAAACCCGATCTCagccacaaaacaaaactgaacggTGGGGCAGcaaagagaaaaggcaggaaacGAAAGGTACCAGATGAGCTTTTGACATTTCAGggcaaaagaaggaaatatgtCTTGAATAAGTGTAGAGATGGCAAAGAAAGGGTCCAGGCCGATCCGCAGGAAGCCAGAGGCCCGACGCCTGGGACTGTGAGAAAGTACCGGAGCATCATGCCCAAACCTGCCACCGTCCCACCGGCTCCGGGCCCCCCGGCCTCTCCCGTGGCCCCAGTCCAGCCCCCGCCACCCGGCAGCCCAGCACGGGATGTGCTGCTGAGTAATCCTTTCTCCCTGGAACAGCTGGGCTCTAAGCAGGCCGACGGCCCTTCCCCTAAGCCCAGCGCTGCCTTCAGACGCGGGCTCTCCGGCCTTAAGAAGCCTTGGCACCGATGCCACGTGTGTGATCACCACTTCCAGTTCAAACGGCACCTCCAGGagcacatgaacacacacaccaACAGGCGGCCCTACAGCTGCCGGTTCTGCCGCAAGACGTACATGCGGCCAGGCAGCCTGAGCGCCCACGTGCGGCTCCGGCACGCGGACAGCCGGCCCCGGAAGCTCATGTGCTGTGAGCTGTGTGCCAAAGTGTTCGGCCACTTGCGAGTCTACTTTGGCCACCTGAGAGAGGTTCACAGAGTCGTCATCAGCACCGAGCCCGCCCCCTGCGAACCGCAGCCCGGAGACCAGAGTGCCAGGGAGCCGGAGGGGCCAGTGGACAG GGAGAACAGGCCCGGCCTTGAAGAAGACCTCCTTCTGGACCAGGCCGACGAAGTCAGATTACAGATCAGATGCGGCCGCTGCCAGATCGCTGCCCCGTCTTTTGCTGAAATCAAATTTCACTTACTCCACGTCCACGGAGAGGAGATTCAGGGCAGGCTGCAGGAGGGGGTCCTCCCCGGAGGCAGAGGCGCTCGGGATGGACTGCGGAAACACGCTGCTCCTTCCTGGAAACCGCGGTCCGAGAGAAGAAAGATGTTTAAGCATCGTCCCTCTGATGAGGAGCTCCACGCATTCCCCACGTTGAAAAAGCAGCTCTGCCTCCATCAGCAGAATGACGTGGAAATCCTCACAGGGCACGAAGGAGCCCCGCCAGGACCCTTTGAGCCCAGAGGAGACCCCCAGAGCCCCGAGTGTCCCGGGCCCCCTACtgcccccctcccagcccagccggGCTTTAACTGCATCCTTTGTGCACAGAcgctgggaaggaaggaggaccTGCTCCTGCACTGGGAACAGCAGCACAACTGTGAGGACCCTCCCCAGCTCTGGACCATTTTCCATGCGCTCTCCAACCGGGGAGTCATCACACTTTCCAGCGAAACcgaaaaatga
- the ZNF438 gene encoding zinc finger protein 438 isoform X3, with protein sequence MKNSLSVPPKDQGEPSTPSGTVQTGKGLQSKSQFRTIAPKIMPKVLPPRVLTCPSPSLPDQASPGPRFSSKPLGMPTQNYALMQVAGQEGTFSLVALPHVASAQPIPKSRLPLPENLKLPIPRYQPPRKSQGARRKPMPSSSESSCSKPPAQTQAPPALPARPEPPPRPRPPELVLPPDQALAGVGTAVLTNGDDHRDSRPPGTSAHADPNPPATPASSTPQGPAAKLDLPKTSGKANHAGQKASRKPATVPSEKLKGQASVAKPVTHLSPAVFGNTVQVVSSVSRGKLPILPYSRMKAPEVYKSESAVHTVDISLPGLRAASDKTLGVTEGFCVVPQVADKVPVPPVLKQNPGENAFSLATKPDLSHKTKLNGGAAKRKGRKRKVPDELLTFQGKRRKYVLNKCRDGKERVQADPQEARGPTPGTVRKYRSIMPKPATVPPAPGPPASPVAPVQPPPPGSPARDVLLSNPFSLEQLGSKQADGPSPKPSAAFRRGLSGLKKPWHRCHVCDHHFQFKRHLQEHMNTHTNRRPYSCRFCRKTYMRPGSLSAHVRLRHADSRPRKLMCCELCAKVFGHLRVYFGHLREVHRVVISTEPAPCEPQPGDQSAREPEGPVDRENRPGLEEDLLLDQADEVRLQIRCGRCQIAAPSFAEIKFHLLHVHGEEIQGRLQEGVLPGGRGARDGLRKHAAPSWKPRSERRKMFKHRPSDEELHAFPTLKKQLCLHQQNDVEILTGHEGAPPGPFEPRGDPQSPECPGPPTAPLPAQPGFNCILCAQTLGRKEDLLLHWEQQHNCEDPPQLWTIFHALSNRGVITLSSETEK encoded by the exons GTGAACCAAGCACCCCTTCCGGGACCGTTCAGACTGGGAAAGGTCTGCAGAGTAAGAGTCAGTTTAGAACCATCGCTCCAAAAATCATGCCCAAAGTCCTGCCACCCCGAGTGCTCACGTGCCCGTCGCCATCCCTCCCTGATCAGGCGAGTCCAGGCCCCCGCTTCAGCTCGAAGCCCCTGGGGATGCCCACCCAGAATTATGCGCTGATGCAGGTTGCTGGCCAGGAGGGGACATTTTCTCTGGTCGCTCTGCCCCACGTTGCCTCTGCTCAGCCCATCCCGAAGTCCAGACTGCCTCTTCCTGAGAACCTAAAGCTGCCTATTCCCCGGTACCAACCCCCAAGAAAGAGCCAAGGAGCGAGAAGAAAGCCTATGCCCAGCTCCTCTGAGAGCAGCTGCAGCAAACCCCCTGCCCAAACCCAAGCGCCCCCCGCCCTGCCTGCCCGTCCTGAGCCCCCGCCCAGGCCCCGTCCACCCGAGCTGGTGCTGCCACCAGACCAAGCCCTGGCAGGTGTGGGCACCGCCGTGCTGACCAACGGGGATGACCACAGAGACTCCCGGCCTCCAGGGACCAGTGCCCATGCAGATCCAAACCCTCCTGCCACCCCAGCATCGTCTACACCTCAGGGGCCCGCTGCCAAGCTGGACCTCCCAAAGACGTCAGGGAAAGCAAACCATGCTGGCCAGAAAGCATCCAGGAAACCTGCCACTGTTCCCAGTGAGAAACTTAAAGGACAGGCCAGTGTTGCCAAACCCGTGACCCATTTGTCACCAGCTGTATTTGGCAACACGGTTCAAGTGGTCTCTTCTGTCTCTAGAGGTAAACTGCCCATCCTCCCTTACTCAAGAATGAAAGCACCAGAGGTTTACAAGAGTGAATCGGCCGTTCACACTGTGGATATTTCTTTACCTGGGCTCCGGGCAGCCAGTGACAAGACCTTGGGGGTCACAGAAGGCTTCTGTGTGGTGCCACAGGTGGCCGACAAGGTCCCTGTCCCACCGGTGTTGAAGCAGAACCCTGGTGAAAATGCCTTCAGTCTGGCCACCAAACCCGATCTCagccacaaaacaaaactgaacggTGGGGCAGcaaagagaaaaggcaggaaacGAAAGGTACCAGATGAGCTTTTGACATTTCAGggcaaaagaaggaaatatgtCTTGAATAAGTGTAGAGATGGCAAAGAAAGGGTCCAGGCCGATCCGCAGGAAGCCAGAGGCCCGACGCCTGGGACTGTGAGAAAGTACCGGAGCATCATGCCCAAACCTGCCACCGTCCCACCGGCTCCGGGCCCCCCGGCCTCTCCCGTGGCCCCAGTCCAGCCCCCGCCACCCGGCAGCCCAGCACGGGATGTGCTGCTGAGTAATCCTTTCTCCCTGGAACAGCTGGGCTCTAAGCAGGCCGACGGCCCTTCCCCTAAGCCCAGCGCTGCCTTCAGACGCGGGCTCTCCGGCCTTAAGAAGCCTTGGCACCGATGCCACGTGTGTGATCACCACTTCCAGTTCAAACGGCACCTCCAGGagcacatgaacacacacaccaACAGGCGGCCCTACAGCTGCCGGTTCTGCCGCAAGACGTACATGCGGCCAGGCAGCCTGAGCGCCCACGTGCGGCTCCGGCACGCGGACAGCCGGCCCCGGAAGCTCATGTGCTGTGAGCTGTGTGCCAAAGTGTTCGGCCACTTGCGAGTCTACTTTGGCCACCTGAGAGAGGTTCACAGAGTCGTCATCAGCACCGAGCCCGCCCCCTGCGAACCGCAGCCCGGAGACCAGAGTGCCAGGGAGCCGGAGGGGCCAGTGGACAG GGAGAACAGGCCCGGCCTTGAAGAAGACCTCCTTCTGGACCAGGCCGACGAAGTCAGATTACAGATCAGATGCGGCCGCTGCCAGATCGCTGCCCCGTCTTTTGCTGAAATCAAATTTCACTTACTCCACGTCCACGGAGAGGAGATTCAGGGCAGGCTGCAGGAGGGGGTCCTCCCCGGAGGCAGAGGCGCTCGGGATGGACTGCGGAAACACGCTGCTCCTTCCTGGAAACCGCGGTCCGAGAGAAGAAAGATGTTTAAGCATCGTCCCTCTGATGAGGAGCTCCACGCATTCCCCACGTTGAAAAAGCAGCTCTGCCTCCATCAGCAGAATGACGTGGAAATCCTCACAGGGCACGAAGGAGCCCCGCCAGGACCCTTTGAGCCCAGAGGAGACCCCCAGAGCCCCGAGTGTCCCGGGCCCCCTACtgcccccctcccagcccagccggGCTTTAACTGCATCCTTTGTGCACAGAcgctgggaaggaaggaggaccTGCTCCTGCACTGGGAACAGCAGCACAACTGTGAGGACCCTCCCCAGCTCTGGACCATTTTCCATGCGCTCTCCAACCGGGGAGTCATCACACTTTCCAGCGAAACcgaaaaatga
- the ZNF438 gene encoding zinc finger protein 438 isoform X2 — protein MPLTRSSSVGDVSTLTSPVEKQLTQKMSESPGKTVCTGEPSTPSGTVQTGKGLQSKSQFRTIAPKIMPKVLPPRVLTCPSPSLPDQASPGPRFSSKPLGMPTQNYALMQVAGQEGTFSLVALPHVASAQPIPKSRLPLPENLKLPIPRYQPPRKSQGARRKPMPSSSESSCSKPPAQTQAPPALPARPEPPPRPRPPELVLPPDQALAGVGTAVLTNGDDHRDSRPPGTSAHADPNPPATPASSTPQGPAAKLDLPKTSGKANHAGQKASRKPATVPSEKLKGQASVAKPVTHLSPAVFGNTVQVVSSVSRGKLPILPYSRMKAPEVYKSESAVHTVDISLPGLRAASDKTLGVTEGFCVVPQVADKVPVPPVLKQNPGENAFSLATKPDLSHKTKLNGGAAKRKGRKRKVPDELLTFQGKRRKYVLNKCRDGKERVQADPQEARGPTPGTVRKYRSIMPKPATVPPAPGPPASPVAPVQPPPPGSPARDVLLSNPFSLEQLGSKQADGPSPKPSAAFRRGLSGLKKPWHRCHVCDHHFQFKRHLQEHMNTHTNRRPYSCRFCRKTYMRPGSLSAHVRLRHADSRPRKLMCCELCAKVFGHLRVYFGHLREVHRVVISTEPAPCEPQPGDQSAREPEGPVDRENRPGLEEDLLLDQADEVRLQIRCGRCQIAAPSFAEIKFHLLHVHGEEIQGRLQEGVLPGGRGARDGLRKHAAPSWKPRSERRKMFKHRPSDEELHAFPTLKKQLCLHQQNDVEILTGHEGAPPGPFEPRGDPQSPECPGPPTAPLPAQPGFNCILCAQTLGRKEDLLLHWEQQHNCEDPPQLWTIFHALSNRGVITLSSETEK, from the exons GTGAACCAAGCACCCCTTCCGGGACCGTTCAGACTGGGAAAGGTCTGCAGAGTAAGAGTCAGTTTAGAACCATCGCTCCAAAAATCATGCCCAAAGTCCTGCCACCCCGAGTGCTCACGTGCCCGTCGCCATCCCTCCCTGATCAGGCGAGTCCAGGCCCCCGCTTCAGCTCGAAGCCCCTGGGGATGCCCACCCAGAATTATGCGCTGATGCAGGTTGCTGGCCAGGAGGGGACATTTTCTCTGGTCGCTCTGCCCCACGTTGCCTCTGCTCAGCCCATCCCGAAGTCCAGACTGCCTCTTCCTGAGAACCTAAAGCTGCCTATTCCCCGGTACCAACCCCCAAGAAAGAGCCAAGGAGCGAGAAGAAAGCCTATGCCCAGCTCCTCTGAGAGCAGCTGCAGCAAACCCCCTGCCCAAACCCAAGCGCCCCCCGCCCTGCCTGCCCGTCCTGAGCCCCCGCCCAGGCCCCGTCCACCCGAGCTGGTGCTGCCACCAGACCAAGCCCTGGCAGGTGTGGGCACCGCCGTGCTGACCAACGGGGATGACCACAGAGACTCCCGGCCTCCAGGGACCAGTGCCCATGCAGATCCAAACCCTCCTGCCACCCCAGCATCGTCTACACCTCAGGGGCCCGCTGCCAAGCTGGACCTCCCAAAGACGTCAGGGAAAGCAAACCATGCTGGCCAGAAAGCATCCAGGAAACCTGCCACTGTTCCCAGTGAGAAACTTAAAGGACAGGCCAGTGTTGCCAAACCCGTGACCCATTTGTCACCAGCTGTATTTGGCAACACGGTTCAAGTGGTCTCTTCTGTCTCTAGAGGTAAACTGCCCATCCTCCCTTACTCAAGAATGAAAGCACCAGAGGTTTACAAGAGTGAATCGGCCGTTCACACTGTGGATATTTCTTTACCTGGGCTCCGGGCAGCCAGTGACAAGACCTTGGGGGTCACAGAAGGCTTCTGTGTGGTGCCACAGGTGGCCGACAAGGTCCCTGTCCCACCGGTGTTGAAGCAGAACCCTGGTGAAAATGCCTTCAGTCTGGCCACCAAACCCGATCTCagccacaaaacaaaactgaacggTGGGGCAGcaaagagaaaaggcaggaaacGAAAGGTACCAGATGAGCTTTTGACATTTCAGggcaaaagaaggaaatatgtCTTGAATAAGTGTAGAGATGGCAAAGAAAGGGTCCAGGCCGATCCGCAGGAAGCCAGAGGCCCGACGCCTGGGACTGTGAGAAAGTACCGGAGCATCATGCCCAAACCTGCCACCGTCCCACCGGCTCCGGGCCCCCCGGCCTCTCCCGTGGCCCCAGTCCAGCCCCCGCCACCCGGCAGCCCAGCACGGGATGTGCTGCTGAGTAATCCTTTCTCCCTGGAACAGCTGGGCTCTAAGCAGGCCGACGGCCCTTCCCCTAAGCCCAGCGCTGCCTTCAGACGCGGGCTCTCCGGCCTTAAGAAGCCTTGGCACCGATGCCACGTGTGTGATCACCACTTCCAGTTCAAACGGCACCTCCAGGagcacatgaacacacacaccaACAGGCGGCCCTACAGCTGCCGGTTCTGCCGCAAGACGTACATGCGGCCAGGCAGCCTGAGCGCCCACGTGCGGCTCCGGCACGCGGACAGCCGGCCCCGGAAGCTCATGTGCTGTGAGCTGTGTGCCAAAGTGTTCGGCCACTTGCGAGTCTACTTTGGCCACCTGAGAGAGGTTCACAGAGTCGTCATCAGCACCGAGCCCGCCCCCTGCGAACCGCAGCCCGGAGACCAGAGTGCCAGGGAGCCGGAGGGGCCAGTGGACAG GGAGAACAGGCCCGGCCTTGAAGAAGACCTCCTTCTGGACCAGGCCGACGAAGTCAGATTACAGATCAGATGCGGCCGCTGCCAGATCGCTGCCCCGTCTTTTGCTGAAATCAAATTTCACTTACTCCACGTCCACGGAGAGGAGATTCAGGGCAGGCTGCAGGAGGGGGTCCTCCCCGGAGGCAGAGGCGCTCGGGATGGACTGCGGAAACACGCTGCTCCTTCCTGGAAACCGCGGTCCGAGAGAAGAAAGATGTTTAAGCATCGTCCCTCTGATGAGGAGCTCCACGCATTCCCCACGTTGAAAAAGCAGCTCTGCCTCCATCAGCAGAATGACGTGGAAATCCTCACAGGGCACGAAGGAGCCCCGCCAGGACCCTTTGAGCCCAGAGGAGACCCCCAGAGCCCCGAGTGTCCCGGGCCCCCTACtgcccccctcccagcccagccggGCTTTAACTGCATCCTTTGTGCACAGAcgctgggaaggaaggaggaccTGCTCCTGCACTGGGAACAGCAGCACAACTGTGAGGACCCTCCCCAGCTCTGGACCATTTTCCATGCGCTCTCCAACCGGGGAGTCATCACACTTTCCAGCGAAACcgaaaaatga